Proteins encoded within one genomic window of Oryza glaberrima chromosome 12, OglaRS2, whole genome shotgun sequence:
- the LOC127756964 gene encoding uncharacterized protein LOC127756964, translating to MAFCSRYLEGFPTKHNIPSRNNDKPDQFETPMSRQESTLFPSVGKPLGKPSAYSLTDREKLQAHRYVLYNCDAVVPYLKEHAADLQRKKRKRLTPKNIENMQNEQFPDWFRDHIL from the exons ATGGCATTTTGTTCGCGATACTTGGAAGGTTTCCCTACCAAGCATAACATACCATCAAGGAATAATGACAAACCAGATCAATTTGAGACTCCCATGAGTAGGCAAGAATCCACTTTGTTTCCTTCAGTAGGAAAACCATTGGGAAAACCATCGGCGTACTCCTTAACTGATAGAGAGAAATTGCAAGCACATAGATATGTGCTATACAACTGTGATGCTGTAGTGCCATATCTGAA AGAACATGCTGCTGATTTGCAAAGGAAGAAACGCAAAAGGCTAACTCCAAAAAACATTGAGAACATGCAAAATGAACAATTCCCTGATTGGTTCAGAGAtcat ATCTTGTAG